Proteins encoded by one window of Cyprinus carpio isolate SPL01 chromosome B6, ASM1834038v1, whole genome shotgun sequence:
- the LOC109071980 gene encoding claudin-34-like — translation MAYLPQTVHWQFAGLVLGFVGWIMTASISGVNDWRIWYVDNQTVITGGLAWVGVWRVCFNSHILDSAEICKSISLTDSFTPPEIAAAQVLCMVAVGVGVLAILVAGHAVRNAIFGVNNRHVRLTFVMACSLFWLTAVCSLVPVFWNMNSVLTNLTIDFPPDFYLPSAPVKQEVGSGIGIGIGSGCLLIASGLLLMCYRSPKAKVPKSGETGHFDNNPRDEGFLGVIKESMDEGMINPAYESENL, via the coding sequence ATGGCTTACCTTCCCCAGACAGTCCATTGGCAGTTTGCAGGTCTAGTGCTTGGGTTTGTAGGATGGATAATGACGGCCTCCATTTCTGGGGTGAACGACTGGAGGATATGGTACGTGGACAATCAGACGGTCATCACCGGAGGATTGGCCTGGGTGGGAGTGTGGCGGGTCTGTTTCAACAGCCACATTTTGGATTCGGCTGAGATCTGCAAAAGCATCAGCCTTACAGATTCATTCACTCCACCAGAAATAGCAGCCGCTCAGGTGCTTTGCATGGTTGCTGTTGGTGTGGGGGTGCTCGCAATCCTAGTGGCGGGACATGCGGTGAGAAATGCCATCTTTGGGGTTAACAACAGGCATGTCAGATTGACCTTTGTGATGGCGTGTTCCTTGTTCTGGCTAACTGCAGTGTGTTCGCTGGTCCCCGTCTTTTGGAATATGAATTCTGTGCTGACGAATCTCACTATAGACTTCCCGCCTGACTTCTACTTGCCTTCTGCTCCAGTGAAACAGGAAGTGGGTTCAGGGATTGGGATTGGGATCGGTTCAGGTTGCCTGCTCATTGCAAGTGGACTACTCTTAATGTGCTACAGGTCTCCCAAAGCCAAAGTGCCTAAGAGTGGAGAAACAGGACATTTTGACAACAATCCAAGAGATGAAGGCTTTCTTGGTGTAATTAAAGAGAGTATGGATGAGGGCATGATCAACCCAGCGTATGAATCAGAGAATCTTTAA
- the LOC122137677 gene encoding putative claudin-24 → MTNPCMMFLELLGMLIGMGGWFCSLAATIMPQWLSLSTELMGMESYEQGLWEACVIQEVAGTECRPYDTILGLEPRLMLARILMCVSDATCLLGLLLAIPAMSQINCFKSEEGWRTKRGLKIAAGVFLCIAGLFVLFPVSYVAHDIVIKFFDETVPHVVPRSEFGDALFIGWAAGLLDIVAAVLLFASCSDSRDSEPHLVHHCQRQEIRTIDGSRKRTEYV, encoded by the coding sequence ATGACAAACCCATGCATGATGTTCCTGGAACTGCTTGGGATGCTGATCGGGATGGGCGGCTGGTTTTGTTCGTTGGCGGCCACCATCATGCCTCAATGGTTGTCACTTTCTACTGAACTAATGGGCATGGAGAGTTATGAACAAGGGCTTTGGGAGGCTTGCGTGATCCAGGAGGTTGCTGGCACGGAGTGTCGCCCCTATGATACTATCCTAGGCCTTGAACCCAGGTTAATGCTGGCCCGTATTCTGATGTGCGTTTCGGATGCCACATGTCTTCTTGGACTTCTCCTCGCCATCCCTGCCATGAGTCAGATCAACTGCTTTAAGAGTGAAGAGGGATGGAGGACCAAGCGAGGTTTGAAGATCGCGGCTGGTGTGTTTTTATGCATCGCTGGATTGTTTGTGCTCTTTCCTGTCTCCTACGTCGCTCACGATATTGTTATTAAGTTCTTTGATGAGACCGTACCTCACGTGGTGCCACGTTCAGAGTTTGGGGACGCGCTGTTCATCGGCTGGGCTGCAGGACTTCTCGACATTGTGGCAGCTGTGCTGTTATTCGCCTCTTGCTCTGATTCAAGAGACAGTGAACCACATCTGGTGCATCACTGTCAAAGGCAGGAGATCAGAACTATCGATGGTTCGAGAAAACGCACTGAGTATGTTTGA